DNA sequence from the Fundidesulfovibrio magnetotacticus genome:
GTAGAGGGCGGGGGGCTTGTCCACGGTGAAGACCTTCACCTCGCCGCGCCCGGCGGCCAGGATGAGTGCCTCGTAGCTGGGGTATTCGCGCACGGCGGCGATGCCCGCGCGGGCCAGGATGGCCAGGGAGGCGTCCCCGGCCTTGGCCCCAACCTCGAACCCCTTGAGCGACTCCACGCCCGTGATGCCGCTCACGCTCTCGTGGTGGAAGACGGGGACCTCCAGCGTGGCGTAGGGCTTGGTGAAATCGTAGAGTTTGGCGCGCTGGTCGTTGTAAAAGATGGTGTCGATGACGTCGGCGCCGCCCTGGCGCATGATCTGCTGGGCCTTGTCCCAGTCGGTGGCGATCACCTCGGCCTTGACTCCGGTCTTTTGCGACCACAGCTCCCAGGCGTCCGGCAGCAGCCCCTGGATGCGCCCGTCCTCGGCGCGAAAGATGTAGGGGGGGTAGTTGTCGTCGATCACCACGGTGATGGACGCGGGCCGATGGGAGGCCCGGGCCGGGGCCGCGGCGTCCGGGGTGAGGGACGCCAGCAGCGCCAGCAGGACGGCCAGAAAGACCGTCCAGGCCGCGAGGGCTCGGCGCTTGGGCGTCACGAGGGCGTGCCTGTTTGTGAGCATGGAGTACATTATTGGCGAAAACCCGGCGATGTTCAACCCGAAACCCGGAAAGCGGCGCATGCCGCGGACGATCAGTGCCGGGGAGCGGCGGCCCCCCGGGCGATCAGGCGTTCGATGGTCCTGGCGATGATTTCGGGGTCCTCGCAGGGCTTGTTGAAGATTTCCTCCGGCGTGACCCCGGCGTTGGCCAGGTCCCCGGGGATTTCGTAGTTCCATGAGCCGGTATAGATCACGAACTTGAGCTGGGGGCGCATGCGGCTGGCCTTGGCGATGAATTCGTTGCCGGTCATGCCGGGCAGGCGGATGTCCACGGTGCAGGCGTCCACCTTTTCGCGCAGGAGCATCTCCAGGGCGTCTTCGGCGCAGATGGCCGTGAGCACGGTGAAGCCGTAATCCTCGAAGCAGTCTCGCAGGTTGCTGCGCAGCTGGGGTTCGTCGTCGATGACGAGCACGACGGGTTCGGCCATGGCGCTAGGCCCTCCCTCGCGGCAGGCGGACGGTGAAGGTGGTGCCCTCTCCGGGTTCCGAGCACACGTCCAGCGCGCCGCCGTAGGAGTTGGTGACGATGAAATAGGAGACCGATAGGCCAAGCCCCGTGCCTTCGCCCACCTTCTTGGTGGTGAAGAAGGGCTCCATGACGCGCCGGCAGGTCTTTTCGTCCATGCCGGGGCCGTTGTCGCGGATTTCGGCCACGATGTCCTCTCCGTCCACGCGCACGTCGAAGCGCACCTCGGGCTCCTGGCCTTCCGGGTAGCGTTTGGAGGCCATGGCCTGGCAGGCGTTCTTGACGATGTTCAGAAACACCTGGACCAGTTCGGTTTCCACGAAGTGTCCCGAGGGGTCCTGGGCGGAGTCGTCGTAGGTGAAGCGCACCTTCTTGATGTCGTAGTCTTTCTTGAGGTCCCAGTCGGACTGGGCCAGTTCCACGGCCTTGTCCAGCAGGGCGCGCACGCGCAGGGGGGCGCGCTGGGTTCCCCGGGGGCGGCTGAAGTTGAGCATGGAGCGCACGATGCGCGCGGCGCGGTGTCCGGCGTCCACGATGTCGGCCAGGTAGGAGGGGATGTGGCGCGCCTCCAGGTAGGCGTGCACGGCGGTGAGGGCCACCCCGGCCTGGGCGGCGGCGGCCTCGTTGGCGGGCAGACCCGGGGAGATGCGGCGCAGGGCGTTCTGGGCCGAGTGCACGATGATGCCCAGGGGGTTGTTGATCTCATGGGCCATGCCCGCGGCCAGTCCGCCCAGGGAGACCATCTTCTCCGACTGGATGACCATGTCTTCCATGCGCTTGCGCGCCGAGATGTCGGAGAAGACCACCATGCCCGCGATGATTTCGCCGTGGCGGTTGCGGATGGGGCGTCCCGAGAGCAGGATCCAGGATTCCAGGCCGTCGTGGCGCGTGACGCGCATCTCCACGTTGTCGATTTCCGCGCCGTCCACGATGGTCCGGGGCAGGGCCAGTTCGGAGGTCTTGTAGGGTTCGCCGTCGGGGCGGCGGCAGATCCAGTCGATATCGCCCTCGCGCAGGTAGCTGGCGTTCTGTCCGGCTTCGGAGCGGATGCCCATGATGCGTACGGCCTCGGGGTTGGCCATGGCCAGGGTCACGTCGGGGGCCTCGGCCACCATGATGCCCGCCGGGCTCTGGTCGATGATGGCCGAGAGCATGGCCTGGGCGCGTTCCAGGTTGCGTTCCGCGCGCCTGCGGGCCAGCACGCTGAACGAGAGGGCCACGATGGCCCCGGCCATGATCGCCATGGAGGCCACCACCACGGGGATGGCCTGGCGGTGGCGATCCAGCAGGCTCACGGGCTCGTTGACCAGCAGGCTGTCCCGGGGCAGGACGCTCGTGGGCACGCCGAAGCGGCGCAGCTGGTCGTGGTCGAACATGGTCAGGGTGGGCGGGGTGCGCGTCACGGGGATGTCGCGTTCGCCCGAGAGCACGCGCAGGGCCAGGCGTCCGGCCTCGCGGCCCTGGAGCTTGCCCGAGAGCACGCTGCCGCCGAAGGCCCCCTTGCCCATGAGGAAGTCCCACATGACGAACACCGGCACGGAGCAGGCCGCCGAGAGGATGTCCACGGCGAAGTCCGGGTAGATGCGCCCCGCGCGGTCGCGTCCGAAGCTGCCCAGCAGCAGGATGGCCTCGCCGGACTGTTCGGGGCCGCAGAAGCGGAAGGTCTCCTCCAGGGAGGCGTTGTCCAGGAACACCACCTCGAAGCGGCCCTGGAAGGCGCGCGCGGCGGTGACGATCTCGCGGCGTTCGGCCAGGCCGCTCTCGGTGTCCTCCAAGAGGCAGTAGACGCGTTTGAGGTCCGGGAAAACGGTGAGCGCGGCCTTGAGCGAGCCTTCGGCGTCCATCTCCTCGGTGACGCCCGTCACCTGGCCATGGCCGGCGATCAGGGCGTCGGTGAAGCCGTTGAGGCCGCAGAACACGATGGGGGCGTCCCCGAAGAGGTCGGCCCGGTGGTTCAGGGCGAAGAGCAGGGCGGCGTTGTCGGAGGTGATGATCACGTCGAAGCGGCGCCCCGCGTGCTTGAGGGCCAGGGCCTGGGCCAGGGTGTCCAGGTTCTCCTTGCTGGGGAAGCGCTTCCAGTCCAGGAACTCCACGTAGGGCTCGAAGTTGGGGTCCTGGCGGCGGAACTCGGCGAGCACGCCGGCCTGGATCTCGTCGGTCCAGGGGAAGCCCGCGTGGTAGGAGTGCAGCAGGAGCACCTTGCCGGAGAACGCGGCGGCGTGCTCCGACCGGGCGACTTGCGCGGGGAGGCAGCACAGGACTACAAGGAGCCAGGCGAGGGCTTGTGCGACGGCTTTCAACGCGTGCTCCCGGCTGGAGGGTTCTCTGGTTTCCGCAAGCATATCCAAGTTTTTTCGCGATGTCATCCGACGGGGCGTGTTGCGCGGCGTTTCGGTGGGGCAGGGCGCGGAGCAGGCCCCCGGCTCGGGCATGCTCCCACTGCGCGAACTTCTGAAGCCGGAGGAGCGCTTCGTGGCGCTCCTGGGCTCGGGCGGCAAGACGGCCCTGATGCGCGCCCTGGCGCGGCAGATGGCCGGATGGGGCGAGCGCGTGCTCCTGGCGGCCTCCGAGGGTTCGCCCCTGCCGGGTCGCAACGTCTTCCTCACGGCCCGGGGCGGGCGGCCCCCGGCCTACACCATGCTCACCCTGGCCCGGGACGCGCACCCCGAAACCGGCCTGGCCCAGGCCCTGGACCCGGACGAGATCCCCGACGTGGCCGGGCGCTTCGGGGCGCACAGGGTGTTCGTGGAGCTGGGCGCCTCGGGGGGCAGGCCACTGCCCTCGGGGCCGTTCGCGCCCGCGCCCGAATGGGCCGGGGTGGTGGTGGCGGTGCTGGGCCTGGACGCCCTGGGCATGCCCCTGGACGAGGCCTCGGCCGATCCCCTGGCCCTGGGACTCTCGGCCGGTCTCTCCCCCGGGAACGCCGTGGACGCCCGGACCCTGGAGGCCGTGGCCGCCGCGCTGTTGGCGGGCGCGCCGCCCGGGGCCAGACGGGTGGTCTTCCTCAACAAGGCCTGCGTGCACGCCCTGCCCGGCAGCGCCCTGGCGGCGGCTCCCGCCGGGGACGTGGAATTCCTGGCGGGCTCCGCGCTGCGGGGTTGGTTCTTGAACCGCGGAGGCGTTTGACGTAACGGTCGGCGCGGGGGACTGGAGAACGCATGCACAACGAATTCGATGATGAACTGCTCAGGCTGCGGGTGCTCATGGGCGAAATGACGGCCAGGGCCGGGGAGTCGCTGGAAAAGGCCCTGCGCTCGGTGCGGGAGCGCCAAGCCGCTCCGGCCCAGGAATGCATGGACAACGACGACGTCGTGGACTCCCTCGAATGCCGCGCCGAGAGGCTTTGCCTGCGCCTGCTGGCCCTGCGCCAGCCCGTGGCCCGGGACCTGCGGCTGCTGGTGGGGTCCATGCGCGTGGCATCCAACCTGGAGCGCATCGCGGACGAGGCCGTGAACATCGCGGAGCGCAGCCTCGTGCTGCTGGAGAGCCCGGCGCACGCGGACACCCCCGCTCTGTGGACCATGACCGGGGCCTGCCTGGAGCTCTACGCCGCCACGCGCCGCGCCTGGACCGAGGGCTCGGCGGAGCTGGCCAGCGCGGTGCGCAAGGAGAACCTGGCCGTGCACGGGCTCCACGTGAAGGCCTTCCGGGAGCTTTCCGCACTGATGGTCGCCGGACCCGAGGCCATGGAGCGCTCCATGCAGCTCTCCTTCGTGGCCTATTCGGTCAAACGCGTCTGCGACCGCTGCGCCAACGTGGCCGAGAGCGTGGGCTTCATCGTGGACGGGCGCGACCTCAAGCACGCCGGGTGCGCCGGGGCCTAGGCCTCAGCGCCCCGCGCACCCCGGGCACTGGGCGGCCTTGAGGGCGATGGCCTTCTCCGGGCACATTTCCTGGCAGCAGTAGCAGGCGATGCAGGCCTGCGCGTCCACCACGGGCAGGCCGTCCTCCATTGCGAGGGCCTGGGCCGGGCACTGGGCCGCGCAGGTGCCGCAGCCGGTGCAGGCGGCGGCGTCCACCACGGGGCGGGCCAGGGCGCGTTCCTCCAGGATGCGGCGCAGGCCGTCGGCGTGGCCCTGGGCCGCGTCGTCCAGGGGCGGGTGGCGGAAGCCTTCCAGCAGCAGGAGTTCGCCGTCGAGCTCCACGTCGGCGTGGTCGAAGGAACCCAGGCCCAGATCCCGGGCGCGGACCAGGAAGGGCAGGCGGGCCGGGTCGATGCCCATCATGCGCGCCATCACCGCATCCAGGGCCACGGACGAGTCCGAGGCCAGCACGCGGCCCACCCAGCGCAGGTCCTTGGAGGCGGGGCCGTTGCCCTGCATGCCCAGCACGGCGTCCATGATCACCAGGTCGGGCGCGCGCAGGCGGAAGACGTCCGTGACCACGTGGTGGAAGCGCTCATGACCCCCGGCCAGGCGGTGCAGCTGGGCCTTCTGCGCCCCGGGCAGGATGCCGTAGCTGTTCTTGATGGCCCCCGTGATGCCCGTGAGCCCGTGGGTCTTGAACTTGGGCACGCTGATGAACACGTCGGATTCCATCACCGCGCGCGAAACCTGAAGCCTGCCGCCGTATCCCTCGGCAAAGGGGACTTCCACGGCGTCCTGGCCGATGTTGCGGTAGTGGCCGCGTGCGGCCTCCATGAGCCCGCAGCGCTCGAAACTGGCCTCGTTGGCCCCGTAGCCGTGCAGGCCGGGGTTGTCGCCAACGGTGACGCAGGCCGGGCCATGCTCCTCCACGCAGCGCACCACGGCCTCCAACACGGCCGGATGGGTGGTGACGGCCTCTTCTGGGCGGGCAGGGCGCAGCACGTTGGGCTTGATCATCACCTTCGCCCCGGCCAGGGGCAGGGGGAACAGCTCGAAGGCGCGGCGCACGGCGTCCTGGCAGTCCTGGTAGTCGGCGGCGCGGGTCATCACGATAGGCATGGCGTGGGCCTCCTTGGGGTGCGGCGGCGCAGCATACCCCCGGGAGGCGGACCTGCCAAGGGGCGCGGGGATCGCCGCAGCCAGGCCCCGTCCCGTCTTCGGCGTAGCCCGAGGCCTGGCCGGGGGGGGCTCGGCCCGGGCGTTGACCGCGCGGCCCGTTTGCACCACACTGCGTCCATGGCTCCCGCGCGCATCCTGGCCGTGAACCCCGGCTCCACCTCCACCAAGGCAGCCCTCTTCGAGGACGGGGCGCTCGTGCGCTCCGTGGAGGCAGGGCATCCCGCCGGGGAACTGGCCCGCTTCGCGCGCGTAGTCGATCAATTGCCCGCGCGCATGGCCGCCCTGGACGCCCTCCTGGGCGAGACAGGCCCCCTGGAGATGGTCATCGGGCGCGGCGGCTTCCTGGCCCCGCTGCCCGGCGGGGTCTGGGCCGTGGACGAGGCCATGCTCGCGGAGCTGCGCCTGGCCCCGCGCGGCGAGCACGCCAGCAACCTGGGGGCCTTCATGGCCCGGGAATACGCGCTCCGCGCCGGGTGCCCGGCCGTGATCGCGGACCCGCCCGTCACCGACGAGATGGAGGACGCGGCACGGGTCACGGGGCTGCCCGGGGTGGAGCGCCGGGTGATCTTCCACGCCCTGAGCCAGCGCGGCGCGGCCCGCGAGGCTGCGCGCCGCCTGGGCCTGGACTACGCGTCCGCCCGGCTGGCCGTGGCCCACCTGGGCGGGGGCGTCTCGGTGGGCGCGCACCGCCTGGGCCGCGTCGTGGACGTGACCAACGCCATCGACGGCGAGGGGCCGCTCTCGCCCCAACGCTCCGGGGCCGTGCCCCTGCTGCCGGTCCTGGACCTGATCGAGCGCGGTGAGCGCTCTCCGGCCGACCTGCGCCGCCAGATCGTGAGCGGCGGCGGGCTCCTGGGGCTTTTGGGCACGGACGACCCGCGGGCCGCCCAGGCGGCCATGGAGGCGGGCGACGCCCGCTCGGGCCTGGTGCTGCGCGCCCTGGCCTACGGCGTGGCCAGGGCGTTGTGGTCCACGGGCGCGGCCCTGGAGGGCAGGCCCGACGCGGTGGTGCTCACGGGCGGCATGGCCCGGTCCGCCTGGCTGACGGGAGAGATCGGCCGACTCACGCAGGCCCTGGCCCCGCTGGTGACCGTCACGGGCCTTGAGGAGCTGGAGGCCATGGCCCGCTGGGCGGAGCTGGCCCTCTCGGGGCAGGCCACCGTGCGCTCCTACCCGCCGGGAACGGGCGGCGGTTGACGCAGGCCCCGCTCCTTCGCTATCCGAAGCATCGGCCCTCCCGGGCACACTCCAGCGAGAAGGACCCCCGATGCCCCGGCCTCGCGCCTCCAGCCACCCGCTCCTCCTTCTCGCCCTGGCCTTTCTCCTTTGCCCGTTGTCGGCGCTGGCCGCCAAGCTCTCCGAAGCCTTCGAGACCCCCTACAACCTGAGCGCCTCGCGCATCCTGCCCCCGGAGCTGCTCTCCGGGCCGCACCATCGCGTGGAAGAGCAGGTGGAGAACGACGGCTACATGAACACCTACCGGGTGCGTTCGCGCTACGGGCCCTACCGCGTGGTCTCCACGGCGCTGCTGGCCGTGCGCGTGCGCGAGTTCGAGGCCATGGCCGCCATGGACAAGGTGGCCGGGGGCGAGCAGTTCGGCAAGAGCGTGCTGGAGGGGGGCGAGAGCGTGCTCAAGGGCGTGGCCAACCTGGTCACCTCGCCGGTGGAGACCCTGGAGAGCGCCGCCTCGGGCGTGGGCAAGCTCTTCGCGCGCGCCGAGGAAGGCATCTCCGGCAGCCCGCCAAGCAACCACGAGGACTCCACGGGGGCCAAACTCACGGGCTTCGCCTCGACGCGGCGCGCCCTGGCCGTGGCCTTCGGGGTGGACCCCTACACCACCAACGAGCCCCTGCGGAAGCGCCTCTCGGACCTGGCCGCCGCCGGGTACACCGGGCAGCTGACCTCCATGGGCCTGAAAGCGCTGATACCCGGAGGCGTGGGGCTGGCGGTGTCGGGCGTCTCCAGCGTGAACTGGCTGGGCGAGGTGGACCTGGCCCAGCCCCCGAGCGACCTGCGCATGAAGAACCGCGCGGACCTGGAGCGCCTGAAGACGCCTTCGGGACCGGCCACCGCCTTCATGGACAACCGTGAGTACACGCCCACCCAGCAGACCCTCACGGTGCGCGCCCTTTCGGCCATGGGCGGCCCGGGCGGGCTGGACGTGTTCCTGCGCCTGGCCGCCTCCACCGAAAACCAGGACCAGGCCCTGTTCCGCACGCGCATGGCCCGCATGTACGCGGGCTACGCCCGCAAGGTGGACGCCCTCAAGGGCTTCGTGGCCCTGGGGCGGCTGGCCGGGGCCAAGGCGGCCTCTGGCAGGCTGGTGCTCTGCTTCCCCCTGGACCACCTCTGCTGGACCCCCGACGTGGCCCGCCTGGCCACGGACATCGAGGCCGGGCGCGAGCGCGTGGGCGCGGGGCCGGTGGAGCTGTGGGTGACGGGCACGGTGAGCCAGAAGGTGCGCTCTCTCTTCGCGGCCAGGGGCTGGACCGTGCACGAAAAGGCCGGAAAGGAGCTCCTGGACGAGGATTTCTGAGGCGCGCCCACTTCAGACGGGCTGGCCCAGTTTCGCCGAGGCGCGCTCCCTCATGGCCGCCACGGCCTTACGTGCCGACGCCTTGTCGCCAAGGTCCTCCAGGTTCAGGGCGTCGGCGTAAATCTTATAGCCCGGCAGGGATTTGTGTGCGGCCAACTCGCCGCGTCGGGGATAGTCGGAGCTTCGCCAGACGCTGTAAAACCAGTTCCTGTCCTCACCGTCCGGATCGCTGCACGCGTAGAAATAGAAGCGCAGTTCGCTCGCGCTTTTGTCCACGGGGGCCTCGGGCTCTTTGTCCAGGCCGTTGCCCGTGTCGCTGCGCACCCAGACGTCGATGAGCAGGTCGCCGGCCTCGTGCTGGTGGATCGGGTCCTGCTGCTGCCCGGCTGGCTTGATCCAGAGAACGGAGATGTCGTTGAAGGGCAGGAAGCGACGCCCGGCGTCGTCGCTCAGTTCCAGCCTGTCGAAGCCGCGCGGCACGGCGTTGCGGTAGTTCTGGTGGTAGGTGGTCGCGCCCAGCTCCTTGCGGACGAACGCCAGGAGTTCGACGAGGTGCTGCTGGTAGTCGGCCAGCAGGCGGTAGGCGGTGCGCACGTTCAGCAGGGCGTCGGTCAGGGAAGTGCTCATGAGGTGGTGCTCCAGGTGATTTTCGGAAAGGCCGAGATGGTCAGCGCAGGCGGGTCGAACCGGGACAAGGGGCGGAGCGTCGCGGAGGGTTGCTCCGGCATCGGGGGCGGGACAGGCCCGGAGTCCGGCGCGAAGAGACCCCGGGGAAAGGAAGCGGCGCGGACCTCAAGCGGTTCGAGCCCATCCA
Encoded proteins:
- the buk gene encoding butyrate kinase → MAPARILAVNPGSTSTKAALFEDGALVRSVEAGHPAGELARFARVVDQLPARMAALDALLGETGPLEMVIGRGGFLAPLPGGVWAVDEAMLAELRLAPRGEHASNLGAFMAREYALRAGCPAVIADPPVTDEMEDAARVTGLPGVERRVIFHALSQRGAAREAARRLGLDYASARLAVAHLGGGVSVGAHRLGRVVDVTNAIDGEGPLSPQRSGAVPLLPVLDLIERGERSPADLRRQIVSGGGLLGLLGTDDPRAAQAAMEAGDARSGLVLRALAYGVARALWSTGAALEGRPDAVVLTGGMARSAWLTGEIGRLTQALAPLVTVTGLEELEAMARWAELALSGQATVRSYPPGTGGG
- a CDS encoding DUF362 domain-containing protein — protein: MPIVMTRAADYQDCQDAVRRAFELFPLPLAGAKVMIKPNVLRPARPEEAVTTHPAVLEAVVRCVEEHGPACVTVGDNPGLHGYGANEASFERCGLMEAARGHYRNIGQDAVEVPFAEGYGGRLQVSRAVMESDVFISVPKFKTHGLTGITGAIKNSYGILPGAQKAQLHRLAGGHERFHHVVTDVFRLRAPDLVIMDAVLGMQGNGPASKDLRWVGRVLASDSSVALDAVMARMMGIDPARLPFLVRARDLGLGSFDHADVELDGELLLLEGFRHPPLDDAAQGHADGLRRILEERALARPVVDAAACTGCGTCAAQCPAQALAMEDGLPVVDAQACIACYCCQEMCPEKAIALKAAQCPGCAGR
- the phoU gene encoding phosphate signaling complex protein PhoU produces the protein MHNEFDDELLRLRVLMGEMTARAGESLEKALRSVRERQAAPAQECMDNDDVVDSLECRAERLCLRLLALRQPVARDLRLLVGSMRVASNLERIADEAVNIAERSLVLLESPAHADTPALWTMTGACLELYAATRRAWTEGSAELASAVRKENLAVHGLHVKAFRELSALMVAGPEAMERSMQLSFVAYSVKRVCDRCANVAESVGFIVDGRDLKHAGCAGA
- a CDS encoding response regulator, whose translation is MAEPVVLVIDDEPQLRSNLRDCFEDYGFTVLTAICAEDALEMLLREKVDACTVDIRLPGMTGNEFIAKASRMRPQLKFVIYTGSWNYEIPGDLANAGVTPEEIFNKPCEDPEIIARTIERLIARGAAAPRH
- a CDS encoding ATP-binding protein, yielding MKAVAQALAWLLVVLCCLPAQVARSEHAAAFSGKVLLLHSYHAGFPWTDEIQAGVLAEFRRQDPNFEPYVEFLDWKRFPSKENLDTLAQALALKHAGRRFDVIITSDNAALLFALNHRADLFGDAPIVFCGLNGFTDALIAGHGQVTGVTEEMDAEGSLKAALTVFPDLKRVYCLLEDTESGLAERREIVTAARAFQGRFEVVFLDNASLEETFRFCGPEQSGEAILLLGSFGRDRAGRIYPDFAVDILSAACSVPVFVMWDFLMGKGAFGGSVLSGKLQGREAGRLALRVLSGERDIPVTRTPPTLTMFDHDQLRRFGVPTSVLPRDSLLVNEPVSLLDRHRQAIPVVVASMAIMAGAIVALSFSVLARRRAERNLERAQAMLSAIIDQSPAGIMVAEAPDVTLAMANPEAVRIMGIRSEAGQNASYLREGDIDWICRRPDGEPYKTSELALPRTIVDGAEIDNVEMRVTRHDGLESWILLSGRPIRNRHGEIIAGMVVFSDISARKRMEDMVIQSEKMVSLGGLAAGMAHEINNPLGIIVHSAQNALRRISPGLPANEAAAAQAGVALTAVHAYLEARHIPSYLADIVDAGHRAARIVRSMLNFSRPRGTQRAPLRVRALLDKAVELAQSDWDLKKDYDIKKVRFTYDDSAQDPSGHFVETELVQVFLNIVKNACQAMASKRYPEGQEPEVRFDVRVDGEDIVAEIRDNGPGMDEKTCRRVMEPFFTTKKVGEGTGLGLSVSYFIVTNSYGGALDVCSEPGEGTTFTVRLPRGRA